The following proteins come from a genomic window of Salvia hispanica cultivar TCC Black 2014 chromosome 4, UniMelb_Shisp_WGS_1.0, whole genome shotgun sequence:
- the LOC125222208 gene encoding cell number regulator 8-like, with the protein MANSSESNPLLPKQEEVEMKIEKKSVGKNIEAPVSAAISVGWTADGLPVAESTTERTRWDSGLLSCLGRNDEFCSSDLEVCLLGSVAPCVLYGSNVERLGSSPGTFANHCLPYTGLYLMGNTFFGWNCLAPWFSYPIRTAIRRKFNLEGSSEALARSCGCCGSSVEDEVQREQCETACDFATHVFCHACALCQEGREIRRRLPHPGFNAQPFVVMIPPGEQTMGRQV; encoded by the exons ATGGCGAATTCATCGGAATCCAATCCTCTTTTACCCAAACAAGAAGAAGTTGAGATGAAAATTGAGAAGAAATCCGTCGGCAAGAATATCGAAGCTCCGGTTTCTGCGGCGATTTCGGTCGGATGGACCGCCGATGGGCTACCGGTGGCTGAATCCACGACGGAGAGGACCCGGTGGGATTCTGGCCTCTTATCTTGTCTTGGGAGGAATGATGAATTCTGCAGTAGTGATCTTGAAGTTT GTTTGTTGGGTAGTGTGGCTCCTTGTGTGCTTTATGGGAGCAATGTGGAGAGGCTTGGATCTTCTCCTGGTACATTTGCTAATCACTGCTTGCCTTACACTGGTCTCTACCTTATGGGGAATACCTTTTTCGGCTGGAATTGTCTTGCCCCGTGGTTCTCTTATCCCATCCGTACAGCCATTCGCCGCAAGTTTAATTTAGAG GGAAGTAGTGAGGCACTTGCAAGATCATGTGGGTGCTGTGGAAGCTCTGTAGAGGATGAAGTTCAACGTGAGCAATGTGAGACGGCCTGTGACTTTGCTACCCATGTCTTCTGTCATGCATGTGCCCTTTGCCAGGAGGGGCGTGAGATCCGCCGCAGGCTTCCACATCCCGGCTTCAATGCCCAGCCATTCGTAGTCATGATTCCACCCGGGGAACAAACTATGGGCCGTCAAGTATAG
- the LOC125222209 gene encoding DNA-binding protein S1FA encodes MDFDQDQSKNVVPEAKGFNPGLIVLLVVGGLVLAFLVGNYALYMYAQKTLPPKRKKPISKKKMKREKLKQGVSAPGE; translated from the exons ATGGATTTCGATCAAGATCAGTCG AAAAATGTGGTCCCGGAAGCCAAAGGATTCAATCCAGGATTGATTGTGTTGCTTGTTGTTGGTGGGCTAGTGTTGGCATTCCTTGTTGGCAATTATGCGCTCTACATGTATGCCCAAAAAACACTTCCTCCGAAGAGAAAGAAGCCCATctcgaagaagaagatgaagagggAAAAATTGAAGCAAGGTGTATCAGCACCAGGCGAGTAG